In Methanomicrobia archaeon, one genomic interval encodes:
- a CDS encoding cysteine desulfurase gives MNDAIRADFPILRDLIYFDNAATSLTPEPVLQAVLSYYREYKANVGRSSHRLAHEATQRYNDAHRKVAEFIGAGGEGEVIFTKNTTEAINMVAYGLPWKRGDEVITTLLEHHSNFLPWLRLKERGVVLKLVEPTKEGTFELADFERAMSERTRLVAVTHVSNVLGAISPVKEIAAICRAHGIGNGALLLVDGAQSVPHLPIAVNELGCDFLAFAGHKMLGPTGTGVLWLKDPQKLEPTFFGGGMIETVSRDAFTPIAGYERFEAGTPHIAGGIGLGRAVDYLTAIGSEKLCAYEARLTERLVEGLLAIEKVQVYGPLNLRDRLGVVSFSIDGLHPQDVAFMLDKTASVMVRAGYHCCMPLMTHLGLKNGTVRASLYLYNTAEELDTFLETIAGITKVM, from the coding sequence ATGAATGACGCGATCAGAGCGGACTTTCCTATTCTGCGTGACCTGATTTATTTCGATAATGCCGCCACGAGCCTCACGCCTGAGCCCGTTTTGCAGGCGGTCTTGAGCTACTACCGGGAGTATAAGGCGAATGTGGGCCGGAGTTCGCATCGGCTGGCGCATGAGGCGACCCAGCGGTATAATGACGCACACCGAAAGGTCGCGGAGTTCATTGGCGCGGGCGGCGAGGGCGAGGTGATTTTCACGAAGAATACGACGGAAGCGATCAATATGGTCGCCTACGGCCTGCCCTGGAAACGGGGTGACGAGGTGATTACGACGCTCCTCGAGCACCATTCCAATTTCCTCCCCTGGCTGCGGTTGAAAGAGCGCGGCGTGGTCCTGAAACTTGTAGAGCCGACGAAGGAGGGCACGTTCGAGCTCGCGGATTTCGAGCGCGCCATGAGTGAGCGCACGCGCCTGGTTGCGGTCACGCATGTCTCAAACGTGCTGGGTGCCATCTCGCCCGTCAAAGAGATCGCGGCGATTTGTAGAGCGCACGGGATCGGTAACGGCGCGTTGTTGCTCGTTGATGGCGCGCAGTCCGTTCCACACCTTCCTATCGCGGTGAACGAGCTCGGGTGTGACTTTCTTGCCTTCGCCGGTCATAAAATGCTCGGCCCTACAGGTACCGGCGTCCTCTGGCTCAAGGATCCGCAGAAGTTAGAGCCCACCTTCTTCGGCGGCGGGATGATCGAAACGGTCTCCCGGGATGCGTTTACTCCGATCGCCGGTTACGAGCGCTTTGAAGCAGGAACGCCGCATATCGCGGGCGGGATCGGCCTGGGTCGTGCGGTCGATTACCTCACGGCGATCGGGTCTGAAAAACTCTGCGCGTACGAGGCACGGCTAACCGAACGCCTCGTGGAGGGCTTGCTCGCGATCGAGAAGGTGCAGGTTTACGGCCCCCTGAACTTACGCGATCGGCTAGGCGTGGTTTCTTTCTCGATTGACGGCCTGCATCCGCAAGATGTCGCATTCATGCTCGACAAGACGGCGAGCGTTATGGTGCGGGCCGGTTATCACTGCTGCATGCCGCTGATGACCCATTTGGGGCTGAAAAATGGGACGGTCAGAGCATCGCTCTATCTTTACAATACCGCTGAGGAGCTCGATACCTTTTTAGAGACGATTGCAGGGATCACGAAGGTCATGTAA
- a CDS encoding iron-sulfur cluster assembly scaffold protein, translating to MTNEAGLVEVLRAVGYSAKVVDYYLKKLNVGVIEGVEGVDSFGGPCGDSMRIYLKVEDGIITDAKFEAQGSAGTFASGSAVTEMIKGKTLRQARKITENTVLEDIGELPVQWHLGPHLAIDALRKAIERLQYSTQWDNVGERFEKH from the coding sequence ATGACAAATGAAGCGGGATTAGTGGAAGTATTGAGGGCGGTAGGATATTCAGCGAAGGTCGTGGACTATTACCTGAAGAAGCTTAATGTTGGTGTAATTGAGGGTGTCGAGGGCGTGGATTCCTTTGGGGGTCCCTGTGGCGATAGTATGAGGATATACCTGAAGGTTGAGGATGGTATCATAACAGATGCTAAATTTGAAGCCCAGGGGTCTGCAGGAACATTCGCATCAGGCTCTGCGGTCACGGAGATGATTAAGGGAAAGACGCTGCGACAAGCCAGGAAGATAACAGAGAACACTGTGCTCGAGGATATAGGGGAACTTCCGGTGCAGTGGCATTTGGGCCCCCACCTGGCTATAGACGCGCTCAGAAAGGCCATTGAACGGTTACAATACAGTACACAGTGGGATAACGTAGGTGAGCGATTTGAGAAGCACTAA
- a CDS encoding class I SAM-dependent methyltransferase — protein MIEIAKPLLEPIFDLIPNKGGYILDTGTGPGTIPFAFIKMQNLKDDMRMVGTGPSQPAINFANQMAIKLEVEIFVNFRLRTFEDIPFPDNTFDVVISNALDLYELLYAEDSIRHILMRPEQCGPRGWRLCAWSRAQGILRDERRSAQKRKVTPAVKAVACT, from the coding sequence ATGATTGAAATTGCTAAACCATTATTAGAGCCAATTTTTGATTTAATCCCCAATAAAGGCGGTTATATCCTGGATACTGGAACAGGTCCTGGTACAATACCCTTTGCTTTCATTAAGATGCAGAACCTCAAAGATGACATGAGAATGGTGGGAACAGGTCCATCTCAGCCTGCTATTAACTTTGCAAATCAGATGGCAATCAAATTAGAAGTTGAGATTTTTGTCAATTTCAGACTAAGGACCTTTGAGGATATCCCGTTTCCAGATAATACTTTTGATGTCGTAATTTCAAATGCCTTGGACTTATACGAGCTGCTCTATGCAGAGGATTCGATACGGCACATCCTCATGCGGCCTGAGCAGTGCGGCCCACGCGGCTGGCGGCTATGCGCGTGGAGCCGCGCGCAGGGTATTCTACGCGACGAGCGCCGCTCCGCACAGAAGAGAAAAGTAACGCCAGCCGTGAAGGCGGTAGCGTGCACGTAA
- a CDS encoding sulfur reduction protein DsrE yields the protein MGIVVYSNDPESVWNAFRFGNFALGSGDEVKVFLLGKGVECESIDTEKFKVTDQMRTFIASGGCILACGSCLKIRNSEGSEMCPLTTMKDLYEIVTGCDKIVTF from the coding sequence ATCGGGATAGTGGTGTACTCTAACGACCCAGAAAGTGTATGGAACGCATTTCGGTTTGGTAATTTTGCTTTGGGCTCGGGAGATGAAGTAAAAGTGTTCTTGCTCGGCAAAGGCGTTGAGTGTGAATCCATTGACACGGAGAAATTTAAGGTGACGGACCAGATGCGGACGTTTATTGCTAGCGGTGGCTGTATCCTCGCCTGCGGCTCGTGTCTTAAAATTCGGAACTCCGAAGGATCAGAAATGTGTCCTTTAACAACGATGAAGGATTTATATGAGATCGTAACGGGTTGCGATAAAATCGTTACCTTTTAA
- the acs gene encoding acetate--CoA ligase encodes MATEKNEILLKVNQVYNPPRHVVAAAYIQPEEYESLYEESIQDPERFWARIAEDELYWFQRWAVVRTGEHPNFRWFVNGKLNITYNCLDRHIKSGRRNKLAYICTNEDGDEVKVTYGELLDKVCRLANGLKTLGVNKGDRVAIYMPQIIEQVVAMLACARIGALHSVVFGGFSASALRMRIKEAGAKVVITATWTKRRGKKINYKMNVDEAVENLPFVEKVIVVQREADDYELVEKEIDFHELLQRHSPCCDAEVMDAEDPLFILYTSGTTGKPKGVLHTIGGYNLFTHYTTKIVFDLHENDIYWCTADPGWITGHSYLVYGPLSVGVTSVLFEGAPDFPNPGVWWSIIDRYRVNVFYSAPTAIRLFMKYGETWPRKYDLSSLRILGSVGEPLNPEAWVWFYEHIGSKNCALVDTWWQTETGGHMVTTIPSYRAKPGKAGKPFFGVVADVVDKKGCSIEPNTVGHLVIKEPWPSGLRTCWNEPERYEKYWNTIAPYYLAGDLATKDEDGYIMILGRADDVLTVSGHRIGTAEVESALVSHPAVAEAAVIGKPHELKGESIKGFLIIKEGQNNSEKLIPDIKLHVRRELGSLAVPDELEIVDSLPKTRSGKIMRRVLKAQELGMDIGDISTLED; translated from the coding sequence ATGGCTACCGAGAAGAATGAGATCTTGCTTAAGGTGAACCAGGTGTACAATCCGCCACGGCACGTGGTGGCCGCGGCGTATATCCAACCTGAAGAGTACGAATCGCTCTATGAAGAATCAATACAGGATCCTGAGCGGTTCTGGGCACGGATCGCGGAGGACGAGCTGTACTGGTTCCAGCGATGGGCGGTGGTGCGTACGGGCGAGCACCCGAACTTCCGGTGGTTTGTCAACGGTAAGCTGAACATCACCTACAACTGCCTTGACCGGCATATCAAGTCGGGCAGGCGGAACAAACTGGCCTATATCTGCACGAACGAGGACGGTGATGAGGTGAAGGTAACGTACGGCGAGCTCCTGGATAAGGTCTGCCGCTTGGCCAACGGTCTCAAGACGCTCGGGGTGAATAAGGGCGACCGAGTGGCGATCTATATGCCCCAGATCATCGAGCAGGTTGTGGCGATGCTCGCCTGCGCGCGTATCGGCGCGCTCCATTCAGTCGTTTTTGGTGGGTTCAGCGCTTCTGCACTGCGGATGCGGATCAAGGAGGCAGGTGCGAAAGTCGTGATTACCGCGACGTGGACGAAACGGCGCGGGAAGAAGATCAATTATAAGATGAACGTTGATGAGGCGGTTGAGAATTTACCCTTCGTGGAAAAGGTGATCGTCGTCCAGCGCGAGGCAGACGATTACGAGCTTGTGGAGAAGGAGATCGACTTCCATGAGCTGTTACAGCGCCACTCGCCCTGCTGCGATGCTGAGGTGATGGATGCCGAGGATCCCCTGTTTATCCTGTATACGTCCGGCACGACCGGCAAACCCAAGGGCGTGCTCCACACAATCGGCGGCTACAACCTCTTCACGCATTACACCACCAAGATCGTCTTCGATCTCCATGAGAATGACATTTACTGGTGCACCGCAGATCCCGGCTGGATCACGGGGCACAGCTATCTGGTCTACGGCCCGCTCTCCGTGGGCGTCACTTCGGTACTCTTCGAGGGCGCACCTGACTTCCCGAACCCGGGCGTATGGTGGTCAATCATAGACCGGTACAGAGTGAACGTCTTTTATTCCGCTCCGACGGCAATACGGCTGTTCATGAAATACGGCGAGACGTGGCCGCGGAAGTACGATCTCTCGTCACTGCGGATTCTGGGCAGTGTGGGCGAGCCCTTGAACCCGGAAGCATGGGTCTGGTTCTACGAGCACATCGGCAGCAAGAACTGCGCACTGGTCGATACCTGGTGGCAGACCGAGACCGGCGGGCACATGGTCACCACGATCCCCTCGTACCGAGCGAAGCCGGGCAAGGCGGGCAAGCCCTTCTTCGGCGTCGTGGCCGATGTGGTCGATAAAAAAGGGTGCTCGATCGAGCCCAACACTGTCGGGCATCTCGTGATCAAGGAGCCCTGGCCGTCCGGGCTCAGAACCTGCTGGAACGAGCCGGAACGCTACGAAAAGTACTGGAACACGATCGCACCGTACTATCTCGCGGGCGATCTGGCGACGAAAGACGAGGACGGATATATCATGATACTCGGGCGCGCGGACGACGTGCTCACGGTCTCAGGACACCGTATCGGGACCGCGGAGGTCGAAAGTGCTCTGGTCTCGCACCCTGCGGTCGCGGAAGCAGCGGTCATCGGGAAGCCGCACGAGCTCAAAGGCGAGAGCATCAAGGGCTTTCTCATCATCAAAGAGGGGCAGAACAACTCCGAGAAGTTGATCCCTGATATCAAGCTCCACGTGCGTCGCGAGCTGGGCTCATTGGCAGTGCCTGATGAACTGGAGATTGTGGACTCGCTGCCGAAGACGCGAAGCGGGAAGATCATGCGACGCGTGCTCAAGGCGCAGGAGCTCGGTATGGACATCGGCGATATCTCGACGCTGGAAGATTGA
- a CDS encoding diphthine--ammonia ligase — MTRILGVFNTACAVELVVRGLSVLQDRDNAHFWLCTDERAVMARELRELREQEAKALPGTLHCIACASRQPVHSRITGVNRLVADAELYNMPELKERYQLEGETSNAVLQELLERAQLNAHMIDGAYACAFWTRTAADEEALYLLRDLLGLRPLCFAHAHGGFAFASEKKVLEAMGFPHAVELEPRIRLRYRLKGDRLQFLTQGDFPVTPELTGPEQHLKENVLRMLRASIARRVPQDEKVGVLFSGGVDSTLLAYLCKEQYADFVCYTAVVDDPAWKPAEDLRYATRIAADLGVPLTITKIELEQLDTLLQKVVPLLDDLDGIKVSVALPLYAAAEQAKKDGVATVLYGLGTEELFAGYERHRHVRPEAVNRECRSGLLLMHERDLYRDDVMANAQGISLRAPFLAPELVAYALRIPAAYKLAAGEDKAILRAIARDLGLAEAANRKKRAVQYGANVMKALAKLAKQAGFRYTRDYLRTFFPARNLRLGALFSSGKDSTFALWLMQKAGYPVECLITIKSQNPESYMFHTPAVELSDLQAEAMGMPLITQETAGEEEQELEDLCTALRAAKQRYGIEGVVTGALWSTYQKDRIERIAGEEQLRVFSPLWHIHQETELRLVINTFAVIFTAVSAYGLDSSWLGRRITTADVDRLVALNEQLTKYGRRTAGLNIAGEGGEFESLVLDGPLFNKRLVIKESEIREEGEHTARLLVKKAVLEEKRAQYQ, encoded by the coding sequence ATGACCAGGATACTGGGCGTTTTCAATACCGCATGCGCGGTCGAGCTTGTGGTACGGGGCCTGAGCGTGCTGCAGGATCGCGATAACGCCCATTTCTGGCTCTGCACCGACGAGAGAGCTGTAATGGCACGCGAACTGCGCGAACTGCGCGAACAAGAGGCGAAGGCGTTACCGGGTACCCTGCATTGCATTGCCTGCGCCTCACGCCAGCCAGTTCATTCACGCATAACGGGCGTAAATCGGCTCGTTGCCGATGCCGAACTCTACAACATGCCTGAACTCAAAGAGCGGTATCAGCTCGAAGGCGAAACGAGCAACGCCGTGCTCCAGGAACTGCTCGAGAGAGCACAGCTCAATGCACATATGATCGATGGTGCGTATGCATGTGCGTTCTGGACCCGTACCGCTGCGGACGAAGAAGCGCTCTATCTTCTCCGGGATCTCCTGGGCTTGCGGCCGCTCTGTTTCGCGCATGCCCATGGAGGGTTCGCATTCGCCTCCGAGAAGAAAGTGCTCGAGGCGATGGGCTTTCCCCACGCCGTTGAGCTCGAGCCGCGGATACGGCTGCGGTACCGTTTAAAAGGAGACCGGTTGCAGTTCCTCACCCAAGGAGATTTTCCCGTGACGCCTGAACTCACGGGGCCTGAACAGCACCTCAAAGAGAACGTGTTGCGCATGCTGCGCGCGAGTATCGCGAGACGGGTACCGCAGGATGAGAAGGTCGGCGTGCTCTTCTCCGGCGGTGTGGATTCCACGCTCCTCGCGTACCTCTGCAAGGAACAATACGCTGATTTCGTCTGCTACACCGCGGTGGTAGACGACCCAGCATGGAAACCGGCGGAGGATCTGCGGTACGCGACCCGAATCGCCGCGGATTTGGGCGTGCCTCTGACCATAACGAAGATCGAGCTTGAGCAGCTGGATACCCTCCTGCAGAAGGTAGTCCCGCTGCTTGACGATCTGGACGGCATCAAGGTGAGTGTCGCACTGCCCCTGTACGCGGCCGCTGAGCAGGCGAAGAAGGACGGTGTGGCGACGGTGCTCTACGGGCTGGGCACTGAAGAGCTCTTCGCAGGCTACGAGCGTCATAGACACGTGCGACCAGAGGCGGTGAATCGGGAATGCCGCTCGGGGCTGCTGCTGATGCATGAACGCGACCTTTACCGCGACGACGTGATGGCGAACGCGCAGGGCATCTCACTGCGTGCACCCTTCCTGGCGCCTGAGCTCGTCGCCTACGCGTTACGAATCCCTGCGGCATATAAACTGGCTGCCGGCGAGGACAAGGCCATTCTGCGCGCGATCGCACGCGACCTCGGCCTGGCAGAGGCGGCGAACAGAAAGAAACGCGCGGTGCAGTATGGCGCGAACGTAATGAAGGCGCTGGCGAAGCTGGCGAAACAGGCCGGTTTCCGGTACACGCGCGATTACCTGCGCACGTTCTTCCCTGCGCGTAACCTGCGGCTGGGCGCGCTCTTCAGCTCGGGCAAGGACAGCACATTCGCGCTCTGGCTCATGCAGAAGGCAGGCTATCCCGTCGAGTGCCTGATCACGATCAAGAGCCAAAATCCCGAGTCCTATATGTTCCACACGCCTGCCGTGGAGCTGAGTGATCTGCAGGCAGAGGCGATGGGCATGCCGCTGATAACGCAGGAGACCGCGGGCGAAGAGGAGCAAGAGCTCGAGGATCTGTGTACCGCGTTGAGAGCAGCGAAGCAGCGCTACGGCATCGAGGGTGTCGTCACCGGCGCGTTATGGAGCACGTATCAGAAGGACCGCATCGAGCGCATAGCAGGAGAAGAGCAACTCAGAGTCTTCTCACCGCTCTGGCATATACACCAGGAGACCGAGCTGCGGCTCGTCATCAACACGTTCGCGGTGATCTTCACGGCGGTCAGTGCCTACGGACTGGACAGCAGCTGGCTGGGGCGGCGGATAACAACGGCTGACGTCGACCGTCTGGTAGCGTTGAACGAGCAGCTCACGAAATACGGACGGCGGACAGCAGGCCTGAACATCGCGGGCGAAGGCGGCGAATTCGAATCGCTGGTGCTCGACGGCCCGCTTTTCAACAAGCGACTCGTTATCAAGGAGAGCGAGATACGTGAGGAGGGCGAGCATACCGCGCGATTGCTGGTGAAGAAGGCTGTGCTGGAAGAAAAACGCGCTCAATACCAGTAA
- a CDS encoding ArsR family transcriptional regulator: MEDTIVKDAHVLLHPIRFRIVELLADNPMHINRISKAMGEERRLVSYHLLTLEEYGFVDSRYEISEQPKSKNKAIRKYWVTDKVNTVISELKKI; this comes from the coding sequence ATGGAAGATACTATAGTGAAGGACGCGCACGTGCTCCTCCATCCTATACGGTTCAGGATTGTGGAGCTGCTTGCGGACAACCCCATGCACATAAACAGGATTAGCAAAGCGATGGGCGAAGAGCGGCGACTCGTCTCTTACCATCTGCTGACGCTGGAGGAGTATGGATTCGTGGATAGCAGGTACGAGATCTCCGAACAGCCGAAGTCGAAGAACAAGGCGATCCGGAAGTACTGGGTAACCGACAAAGTTAATACGGTTATTTCCGAGCTGAAGAAGATATAA